TCCGTCTTGATTTTTACGTTGCTAGCAGCTTTGTACGGTGAAGCCACGGCTTTTCCGGCTTTGGCCACATTGGCATTGTAGGTAGCCAGGCTCTCAGATTTAGTGCCCAGCAGGCTGGCGGCCATAGTTGGCGAAATCAAGGCCAGGGCCGCTCTTGGCTGCGCCGCCGTGGTGCCGAACCCAATGGAGGTGCGGCCCAGGGCGTTGGCGTAGCGGCTGGTCAACTGCTGAAACTCAGCGGCTGTGGTGCCGGTCACAATCAAGACTGCTTTAGCGCCTTTTTTAGTGGCGGCGGTGGCTTTGGTACGAGGGTCCTGGGTCCAGGTGCCCATTTTTTCGGTGCCGCTGATCAGGTATTGCCCGGCCGCGTTTTTGGGTTCGCCAGACATCACCACCACTACTTTGTCTTTTACGTCAAGGTTGGTGTAGTCTGAATATTTAGGGTCATCAATGCCGTAACCGCCAAACACCACCTGCACAGCTTCCTCAGCCTGGAACGGCGATGCGCCCACCATAAAGAAATCCTTGCCCATGGCATAGCGCTGCGAACCCACCGTCATGTAGCCTTCGCCCCAGGAGCTTTCTTCCAGGTCAAACGTTTGGTAATACGGGTTGGCACCTGTTTTTACCGGGCCTGCTAAGCCATTGGCTCTAAAGTGCTTGGAGATGTAGTCAGCGGCCATTTTCTGACCGCGTCTGCCGGTTTCGCGGCCTTCCAGAGAATCTGAGGCCAGAATACGGAGGTGTTTCTCCAGGTCAGCGGCCGTGATGGTGTTGGCGTACGTGGTAGGATTGGCGGCAATGGTGCCCGCCGCGGTGGCCGCAGCGCTACCCGTGGACGCGGTTTGGGAACTGGAACAGCCGGCTGCCAAAAACGCGGCGGCCAGGCCCAGCGTGTAAATATGCTTTTTCATGAATACTTGTTTGTTGTTCAGTGTTTCAGACCTTAAGTCTACTAATTTTCAGGCGAACGAACAAGTGAAAGCGGTTTTTGGGCTCATTTCTGGAAACGAAGCCAAAAACGCCAATTGTTCTACGGTCTGTAAATGAGCACGGTGGCATACGCGGCCACGCCTTCTTTCTTGCCCACAAACCCCAGTTGCTCCGTGGTAGTCGCTTTGATGGAAATATCGTCTTCTGAAAGGCCCATCACCTTGGCCAGGCAGGTTTTCATGGCCGGAATATGCGGGTTCACCTTGGGTTCCTGCAAACAAACGGTGGAGTCAATGTTGCCCACTTCAAAGCCTTTTTCCTTGATCAGTTTCATGACTTCGCGGAGCAGGATTTTGCTGTCAATGCCTTTGTACTGGGGGTCTTTGTCTGAGAAATGAAACCCGATGTCGCGCAGGTTAGCCGCGCCCAGCAGCGCGTCACAAATCACGTGAATGAGTACGTCTGCGTCTGAGTGGCCCAGCGCGCCGTGCGTGTGCGGCACTTTAATACCGCCCAGCCAGAAATCTAGCCCAGGTTGCAATTGGTGCACATCATAGCCGAAGCCGGTTCTTATATGGAAGGACATGGTTGTTGGTTGTCAGTGTTTAGTTGTTGGTGATTAGACTTTCTGTTTTCGGCTTCGTTTCCAGAAATGAGCCCGAAAACGGAAATTCTATTCTGATAAAAGGTCTTCGGTGTGGAGCGCGTCTTCCTCAGATTTCTCGCCCTTGTTGGTGTTCTCAGCATCAAGCTTAGATTGGTTTAAGCTTGATGCTGCTTCCTTGGGTTTGTTGGTGAGAACACCAACAAAGGCGTTGATTTTATAAATTTAAAGCGATGCAAAATTTCCTGTTTTCGGGCTCGTTTTCAGAATTGAAGCCGAAAACAGGAAATCTTATTCCATCTCCATGGAAGGTTCTTCCTGATTTTCAGTTTCTGTTTCTTGGCCGGGGCGGGCCAGGTAGAATAGGGTGGAGCAGTTGTCAGGCCGCAGGATTTCCTGAGCCTGGCGGTAGATGTCTTCCACGGTGACGGCCTGCACTTTGGCGCCTTCCTCGTTCACGTGGTTGGGATTGCCCATCAGCTTTCCGAAGGCTAGGTTCATGGCGCGGTTCAGGAGCTCAATCTCAGAGAAAACAATGGAGGTCTCAGACTGATTCTTGAGTTTCTGCAGTTCCTGGTCAGAGATGTGCTCGGTTCTGACTTTCTCAATAATAGTCTCAATGGCGGTGTTGGCGTGCTGCGGGTCTACGCCTTTGTTCAGTTTGCCCTGAATGATGAGCAAGCCCGGTTCCATGGAGCCCGTCACAAACGCGCCAATATTGTTGAACAGCTGCTGCTCTTTCACCAGCTCATTGTACAACCTGGATGAGTTGCCGTTGCCCAGCACTTCGCTCAATAAATCAGCGGCGTGGTAGTCTGGGTGCATGCGGCCAGGCATGTGGTAGGTTTTGTAGAGGGCGGTGAGCGGCACATCGGCTTCTACCTGCAGAAAACGGGCTTCGGTCTGGCGCGGCTCCACGGGCAGGTTGCGTTCATATTTCTCACCCGCCGGTATCGGTCCGAACCATTTATCAGTCAGTTCTTTGGCCCGCTCAAACGTGATGTTGCCCGCTACCACCAGAATAGCGTTAGCCGGAGAATAATGTTTCTGGAAGAAGGCGCGCACGTCATCCATCACGGCGTTCTCAATATGACTGATTTCCTTGCCGATGGTCGCCCATTTGTACGGGTGCTGCTGGTAGGCGAGCGGCCGTAGTTTCAACCACACATCGCCGTATGGCTGGTTCAAGTAATTCTGTTTGAATTCCTCTACCACCACTTTGCGCTGCACTTCCAGGCCTTGCTCAGAGAAGGCCAGGCTCAGCATGCGGTCAGACTCCAGCCAGAATCCGGTCTCAATGTTGTCGGCGGGCACGGTAAGGTAATAGTTGGTGAGGTCTGGGCTGGTGAAGGCGTTGTTCTCGCCGCCGGCCTGCTGCAGCGGTTCGTCATAGCTGGGAATGTTGACCGAGCCGCTGAACATCAAATGCTCAAACAAATGCGCGAAGCCCGTGTGCGTCTCCACTTCATCGCGGGAGCCAACATTATATAAAATATTGAGAACGGCCAGCGGGGTGGTGGGGTCTTCGTGCACTAGGCACTGCAAACCATTCTCTAAGGTGAATTCTTTAAACTGAATCATAAAGGCAAAGTCTGATTTCTCTCCGGCCCACGGCCAAGACAACTGTACGAAGGTACGCAAACCGCGTCTGAAAAGTAAAACCTGTTTCTGGGAGTGAAGGTTTGGGTCGTTTAACGCGGAGCGCAGAGGGGTGTTAACGCATATCGTCCCCCTTTGAAGGGGGTAGGGGGATGATTACTCGTGCTGATGATTTGAAATTTCTGAGAATAACATTTTTACTTCCTCTTGTTAAAGGTGATGCTTCTTCAACTGACTTTATCATCCCCCTACCCCCTTCAAAGGGGGACGATATGCGTGACGAAGTTCTAGCTGGAAAACCAATTAACAATCAACAATCAGCAACCAACAATCAACAATTCTCCACTTTTGCCTTCATTTGAGAAAAAGAGCCAGAAAACGGAAGAAATCATAAGAACCTTGGCTATCTTTCCCGGCACATTGTATCTAGTAAAATAAGCAGCCCCTAAGGCGTATTTCACCATGAACTTCAACAGAAAAGACTATACCGACGACGACCTGCTCATGCTCTACCGCGGCATTTTGAAGCCCCGCATGATTGAGGAGAAAATGCTGATTCTGCTGCGGCAGGGCAAAGTGAGCAAGTGGTTCTCGGGCATTGGGCAGGAGGCCATCTCCGTAGGTTCTACCCTGGCCCTGGACCCAGACGAATACATTCTGCCGCTGCACCGCAACCTGGGCGTTTTCACGTGCCGTGACATTCCGTTAGACCGCTTGTTCGCGCAGTTTCAGGGCAAGAAAACCGGTTTCACCAAAGGCCGGGACCGCTCGTTCCACTTCGGCACCAACGAGCACCATATTGTGGGCATGATTTCGCATTTAGGTCCGCAGTTGGCCGTGGCCGATGGCATTGCTTTGGCAGAACTCCTGGACAAGCGCGAGAAAGTGACGTTGGTGTACAGCGGTGACGGCGGTGCCAGCGAAGGTGATTTCCATGAGGCGCTCAACGTGGCCGCGGTCTGGGGCTTGCCGGTGATTTTCGTGATTGAGAACAACGGCTACGGCCTCTCTACACCCAGCAATGAGCAGTTCAAATGCCAGTATTTCATAGACAAAGGCCCCGCCTACGGCATTGACGCGCTGCAGATTGACGGCAACAACGTGCTGGAAGTCTATGACACCGTTCGGCAGGCCGCCTACAGCATTAGGAAGAACCCGCGGCCTATGCTGATTGAGGCGATGACGTTCAGGATGCGCGGACATGAAGAAGCCTCGGGTACCAAATATGTGCCGCAGGAATTGTTTGAGCGCTGGGCGAAGAAAGACCCGGTAGAAAACTTCGAGAAATACCTGCTGGACGAAAAAGTGCTCACCCCTAAATCTTTGGCGGCCATACGCGAAGAGATAAAAGAAGAGATTGAGCGCGGCCTGGACACGGCCTTCAACACGCCCATGCCCGTGGCCGATGCCAAAGAAGAACTGGCCGATATGTTCCTGCCTTTCATGCAAACCGAGATTCGGCCCAAGGACAGCGCCCGCACCGAGCGCCGCTTTGTAGATGCCGTGTCTGACGGGTTGCGCCAGAGTTTGGAACGTTACCCAGAACTGGTAATCATGGGCCAGGACATTGCCGAGTACGGCGGCGTCTTCAAAGTGACCGAGGGCTTCGTGGAGAAGTTCGGGAAGGAGCGCATTAGAAACACACCGTTGTGCGAGAGCGCTATTCTGGGCATTGGCCTGGGTATGTCCATCAAGAAAAAGAAGTCGGTGATTGAGATGCAGTTCGCGGACTTTGTGACCTCGGGCTTTAACCAGGTGGTGAACAATCTGGCCAAAAGCCACTACCGCTGGGGCCAGAACGCCGATGTGGTGGTGCGCATGCCCACGGGCGCGGGCGCGGCAGCCGGTCCGTTCCACTCCCAGAGCAACGAAGCTTGGTTTTTCCACACGCCCGGCCTCAAGATTGTGTACCCCAGCACGCCGTATGACGCCAAAGGCCTGCTGAACGCGGCCATTGAAGACCCTAACCCGGTCATGTATTTTGAGCACAAGTTGCTCTACCGTTCGCTCACCGAGTCTATTCCAGACGATTATTATACCGTGGAGATTGGCAGAGCCAGGCTGGCGCAGGAGGGGGACGAGTTTTCTATCATCACCTACGGCATGGGCGTGCACTGGGCCAAGCAACTGCTCCAAACCATGCCAGACGTGAGCGCCGATATTCTGGATTTACGCACCTTGCTGCCCTGGGACAAAGAAGCCGTTCGGCAGACGGTGGAGAAAACCGGCCGCGTGCTGGTCTTGCATGAAGACACTTTGACCGGCGGCATAGGCGCCGAGATTGCCGCCTGGATTTCTGAGCACTGCTTTACGTCTTTAGATGGTCCGGTGGTACGCGTGGGTGGCCTGGATACGGCCATTCCGTTTGCGCCGCCGCTGGAGCAGGAATTTCTGCCGGTGAAACGCCTGAAAGAAAAAGTGGAACAGCTATTGAGTTTCTAACATCGGCGCAGCCGAAGACAAATTGTAGGATTCCCGTTTTCGGGCTCATTTTTGGAAATGAGCCCGAAAACGGGAATTTTTTGCGCTATATAGAAAATGTACCAATTAATCTGGGTATTTTTGTAAAGCAACGTTGGCGCTGGTTTTGGGGTCATTTCAGAAACAGAGCCCCAAAACGCCCTGCTTTTTACCCGAATTATGTGGGAAACCGTATAAAAGTTGTTGAGCATGTCTATGAAGAAGCTGAAAACTTTTCTGGGGATTTTGAGTCTGGCGGCAGTGCTGGTCATGAGCGGCTGCAGTTCCGGTAGAATTCCGTGCCCAGACGTGTCTGGCAAGAAAAAGTTTTCGCCGCTGGCTATGTTCAAGAGGAGCGAACCTACCCCACAAGACCAGGCCAATGAGGGACGTGACCTGGGTGGCCGGGACATGGAATTTGACAAGAAGGGGCTACTGAAGAAAAAAGGTCCCAAGATGCCTACCAAGAAAAAGAAATCTGGATTTTTAGGGATAACCTTATGAAGACGTTTGCCCAATCCTTTATAGTAGCCACAAGCCTGCTGCTTTTTTGCCTGCTGGCGCAACCCAGTCTGGCGCAGGTGGCGTCTCTCACCCCCGCCCAACAGGAAAAAGAACTTCGGCGTAGCCTCAAAGAAGCCAAGCGCCTGCAAACCGACTTTAATGAGTCACACCTGAACATGGAGGCCGTGGCGTTCAAGCGCGGCGAAAGCGGCCGCAAGCGGGTAAAAGGTCCCCAGGAGCAGGAACTCATGCTCATAAACGAAGCCGGCACCGCCACCAACAAGCCCAAACTGAAAGCCAGGAAAAATAAATCGGCTAGAAAGCGGAGGTAAACGCGGTGATTTACGTATTTCCCCTGAACCTAAAGAAGTAGACTATGCAATGGCATTCCCTCACCAGCGCTGAGCAGTTAGAGAAAATAAAAGAAGAATCTAAAACCCAGCCGGTCGTTATTTTCAAGCACAGCACCAGCTGTTCCATTAGTGCCACGGCCAAGAGCAGGCTGGAGCGCCAGTGGCCAGACGCCGGTCTCACCAGCGTGAAACCCTATTACCTGGACTTGTTGAGCTACCGGCCGGTTTCAAACCAAATAGCAGAGACGTTTAGTGTACGGCATGAGTCCCCGCAGCTGCTAGTGATCAAAGACGGGCAGTGCCAGTACCATGGGTCGCATTTGGGCATTAACCTGCAGGAAGTAAAAAAACTGGCCTCTTAGTGAAACAAAAAGCCCCGGTGCCAGATTCTATGAGAAATAATCTGGCACCGGGGCTAGCTGTATAAGAAGGAAGGGGTTGCGTGCGTTAGAGAGAAGCGCTACGCGTACTGGAACAACACCGTTTGGGTAAGCTCTGGGTGAAGGCTCAAGGCAACCGGGCAGGTGCGGGCGGCATTCTCCAGCATGGCTCTCTCTTTTTCACTGAAGTCCCGGGCGGGCATCTGCACCTCCAGCACAATCTCAGAGATGCGTCTGGGGTCAGCGGCCATTCTTTTGGTGATGGCCATGGTCATGCCTGTGAGGTCAATGTGGTTGCGGTCGGCTACCATGCCCATGATGGTCATCATGCAACTGCCCAAGGCGCTGCAGACCAGGTCAGTGGGGGAATAGGCTTCGCCGCGGCCATTGTTGTCAACGGGGGCATCTGTTACCACGGTGTTGCCAGAGGCCAGGTGCGTGCCCTGGGTGCGTAACTGACCGGTGTATTGTAGCGTCATGGAACTCATTGTGGTATATTTTAAGATTTGCAGGTGCTTGTAAAGTTACTTACTTTTAAAGAAAACAACTCCTTTTCTACCGTGCGCAGAATCTTCACAGCCTTTTGCCTGTTTATTTTCTTGTCCGGCACCGCTGCCATGGCACAGGGGCTGGAAGAAGATGAAAGCTACACCCGTGAATTCACCTATGGGCTGAATTTCAACACCAACGGTGGGTTGCTGGGCGGGGCTATGGTCAAGCAGGTGTACCTCATGCAGGGCAAGTGGTACCAGTTCTGGGGTTTGGAGGCCGTAGAGGTGAAGCATCCCAAAGAGGTGCAGTACCAGAACCGTTACACAGGCTCCACGTTTGTGAAAGGAAAACGCAACTACTTTTTCGCGCTTCGGCCTAATTATGGGCGGGAGTACACCTTTTTCAAGAAAGCCGCCGAGTCTGGCGTGCAGGTAAACGGTATTTTTGCCGCTGGTCCGTCCATTGCCGTGCTTGGGCCTTATTACATAGACTACAACTATACTCGCTTAGACCGCAACGGCCAACCCATTGGACCTGTTGATGTGCGGGCCGAGCCCTATGACCCCAACATTCATACTGACCTTAACCGAATTGTGGGTGGGTCCGGCGTGTTCACTGGGTTGTCTGAGCCCTCTTTCAAAGTAGGTGCGCACGTGAAGGCCGGCGTCAGTTTTGAGTATGGCCGTTACATGGAAAGCGTGACCGGTATTGAGGTGGGCATGCTCTATGAAATGTTCCCCAGCCGCATCATCATTGTGCAGGGCACGGGCGTTGACGAAGGCGTGAAAAACCAGAACAGGTTCTTTTCTCTGTACCTGACCCTGTATTACGGCCACCGCCGTTGAACGATTCCCGCAGCCCCGCTGTTTTTTGCCTATCCGCTCCTCTCTTAGTACCTTTGCTGCATGGATCAATTGATTGCATTGCCGGTCATACAACCGGTTGAAGCTCAGACAAAAAATAGAAAGCCAGATTGGCTGCGCGTAAAACTGCCCATTGGCAAAGAATACGCCAAAGTCCGCCAGCTGGTAGACACCTATAAACTGCATACCATTTGTGAAAGCGGCAACTGCCCTAACATGGGGGAGTGCTGGGGTGCCGGCACCGCCACCTTCATGATTTTGGGCAATGTGTGTACCCGTTCCTGCTCTTTCTGCGCAGTGGCCACCGGCCGGCCCAATGAATATGACCTGGACGAGCCGCGCCGCGTGGCCGAAGCCATTCAGCTCATGGGCGTGAAGCATGCTGTGATCACCTCCGTGAACCGCGACGAGCTCAAAGACCGTGGGGCCAGCGTGTGGCATGAAACCATTGTGCAGATCAAGAACCTTTCGCCGCAGACTACCATTGAAACCCTCATTCCAGATGTAAAAGCCAACTGGGACGCGCTGGAGGTGATGATCTCTGCGGGCCAGGAAGTGGTGTCACATAACGTGGAAACGGTGAGAAGCCTGTACCGCCAGGTACGCCCCCAGGCCAAGTATGACCGCAGCCTGGAGCAGCTCAAACGCATTAAGGAATACGGCAAGCGCACCAAAACCGGCATCATGCTGGGCTTGGGCGAAACTCAGGAAGAAGTCTACCAAGCCATGGATGACCTGGTGGCGAACGGCCTGGATATCCTGACTCTTGGTCAATACCTACAACCTACCAAAATGCACCTGGAAGTGGCTGAGTTCATTCACCCAGACCTGTTTGCGCATTACCGCGAGGAGGGCCTAAGACGTGGTCTTAAATATGTGGAATCCGGTCCGTTAGTGCGGTCTTCCTACCATGCTGAACGGCACGTGAACGTATAACAAGACACGTATTTAAACCATAGAAGAATGAAGAAGCCCTGCAACCTTGCTGGGCTTCTTTCGTTTAAAGCCAGGTTTTGATTTTTCTAAGGTATTTCTGAGGAGTTGAAACGGTTGTATGGTATAAATACGTTTGCATTATTCATATATAGTTATTTTGCTATTCTTATTTCAAAGCTATTCCGCTCATCCCAAGAATCCACGCAAAGGGCAATAGAGGACCATTTTAAGGCGCATTTAAGGGTTTTCCCTGCGCTATTGGAAACGGTTTCTTTAAAGCCTAAAAGATAACTGACGTTCCCAATTTTAAAATGCTCACCTTTACACGTTATGTTGTATTTGTATCTTTTTTATAGGCTGCAACTTTTGTGGTAAAAGGAAGTACATGGAGGTGCTCATATCCCAATATGACTATATAAGACTTGAGTTGTTTTTATCATACTAGTTACGTGGTCGCATGAAGAAAATTTTACACTTGATAGCAGCGTTGTTTGCTATCTCATTTTCAACAAAAGCACAGCTTCAAAATGCCCCGGCTTTAGGGGCAGCCCAGGAGTTCGCAGTGTTAGGCAATTCTGTCGTGAACATTGGGACCACCTTGGTGTACGCTGATTTAGGAACTACTACGGGTGCGCCCGTAGGTTTTCCTCCGGGCGTAGTGCTGGGGCAGATTAGGGCCAATGATGCAGAAGCGCAGGCAGCTGATGCAGAGGCTGAGCGCATTTACAGCGCGCTGGGTGCCTTGGCGCCTACCGCCAACCTTACCGGGCAGCAGCTAGGTAGGGGTTTTGGCCGTACGCCCGAGGCCGTCAATGGTACGGTACTTACCCGCGGGGTGTACCGGTTTGACGGTGATGCGCGGTTGTCTGGCCAATTAAGGTTAGACGGTGCTGGGTCAAGAGACGCAGTTTTTGTGTTTCAGATAAACGGTGACCTCATCATTGATGAAGGTTCTGTTATTTCTGTGCAGAACGGCGCCCAGCCAAGAAATGTGTTCTTCAGGGTAACCGGTAATATAATCATAGGCGACCGCGGTATACCTGGTACTTCTTCGGCCTTAAAGGGCAATGTGTTTGTCAACAACAACATCGCGCTCAGCAACGGCACCACGCATGAAGGCCGTCTGTTTTCATTGAACGGCTTAATTTCGTTAAACAACAACACCATCTTCCTTCCGCTGATTTCAGAGACGGATGTAGCCATCACCAAAACAGTAGACAGACCGGTAGCCGCTATAGGAGACACGGTTACGTATACCATCACTGTTCGGAACCAGGGCCCAGATGATGCCACCGGCGTACGCGTGGTAGAAACCCTGCCCAGCCAACTTGCCTTTGTAGATTTCAGCCCTTCCACCATACCGGCCACGTTTGCCGGCAACACCATTACCTTTAGTTTAGGATCAGTGCCACTTGGGCAGTCAGTAGTCATAACGCTACGTGCCAGAGTACTTGCCGCCGGAAATAACATTATTAACCGCGTGCAAGTGACGGCTAATGAGCCTGACCCAGATGAGGATGACAATACTGCCGAAGTTCCTATTAACGTTCCCAACACGGTAACAGACCTGCAGGTGGTGAAAACGGTGAACAGAACCCGCGCCAATGTAGGAGACGCCCTTGTCTATACGGTAACCGTTAGAAACAACGGCCCGAACAATGCTACAGGTGTGGTAGTGCAGGATGTGTTGCCTAGCAGCCAGGTGAACTTCACCAGCCCGGCCACTACCTCTACCGGTACCTATAACTTTAACACTGGTATATGGGTGGTAGGTAATTTAGCCGCAGGGCAAACCGCCACCTTAACTATAACAGGTACTATCACCAGTACAGGTACTATAGTGAACACGGCCATTGTGAGAGGAAATGAATCTGACTCGCAGCCTACCAACAACACCTCTACTGTAGTAACGGTAGTAGGGCAAAACCCAAACAACCCAGGTCCTTTCGCTGATTTGCAGGTAACTAAATCTGTAGACAAAACCCGCGCCGCCATTGGCCAGACCATTACGTATACAGTAGAGGCTTTCAATGCAGGTCCTGACAACGCCACTGGGGTAGTGGTTAGAGACCCGCTGCCAACTGCGTTTGCAACCTTTGGAGAGGCCGATGAATCAGTTGGTGTGTATAACGCCACCACCGGAGTCTGGACTATTGGCAACTTAGCAGCCGGTGCCAGAGCTACCTTAACCGTAACGGGTACCATCACGGCAAACGGTATTATTGTCAACACAGCGGTCATCAGCGGAAACGAAATAGATGAACGCCCTGAGAACAACACAGCTACCGTAGTGACGGTGGTAACAGACGGCGGCGGTGGAAACCCAGACCCGAATGCAGCCACGGATATTCAAGTAGTTAAATCAGTAGACAAAACCAGAGCACGCGTAGGTCAGACACTCACCTACACTGTTGTTGTGAGAAACAACGGCCCCAACAATGCCACTGGCGTGTTGGTGGTAGATGTGTTGCCAACGGCACAGTTGAACATCACTACTGCTCCTGCTGTGACCAACGGTACTTACAATGATATAACAGGTGTCTGGAACGTAGGTAACCTGGCGGCTGGCGCCTCTGCCACTTTCACGGTGACAGGAACCATCACCGCCACCGGAACTATTGTAAACACCGCCACCGGTAGAAGCAACGAGGCTGATCCGCAACCGCAGAACAATACCTCTACTGTTATCACGGTAGTGGAAGATACTCAGAACCCTGGCGTATTGGCTGACCTGCAAGTGGTGAAAACCGTGAACAGAACCCGTGCCAACGTAGGAGATGCCCTTGTCTACACGGTTACCGCTCGTAACAACGGCCCTGCCAACGCCACAGGCGTTGTGGTAGTGGATGTGTTACCTACCGGTCAATTAACTTTTGTTGGTAACCCAACAGTGACGGCTGGTACTTATAATACAGGTACAGGCAGATGGAACATTGGCAACCTGGCCGCTGGTCAGAGCGTGACCTTCACGGTGACCGGTATCATTAATGCCACTGGTACCATTGTGAACACAGCCACCATTGGCGGAAACGAGGCAGATCAACAGCCTGACAATAATACCTCAACCGTTATTACCGTGGTAGGCCCGGGCACAGAAGTACCTGGTGACCTGGCTGACCTGCAAGTGGTGAAAACGGTTGACAAAACCCGCGCCGCCATTGGCCAGACCATTACTTATAAAGTGACAGCCCGTAACCTGGGGCCAAGCACGGCAACCAACGTAACCGTTAGAGACGTGCTACCCACGGCCCTTGCCAACTTTGGAACTGCAACTACCACAACAGGAGCCTATGATGTTGCTTCTGGTATCTGGACCATTGGTTCCTTGACCGCTGGTCAGTCAGTAGAACTAACCGTGACAGGAACAATCACAGGCAACGGTACTATTGTCAACACGGCGGTAATCAGCGGTGACCAGACAGATGAACGTCCTGAGAACAACACCTCCACCGTGATCACAGTAGTGACAGATGGCGGTGGCGGAGACCCAGACCCGAATGCTTCTACCGATTTACAAGTAGTAAAAACCGTTGACAAGACCCGCGCCCAGGTAGGAAACCAATTAACCTACACGGTTACCGTAAGAAACAACGGCCCTAACAATGCCACCGGTGTCTTGGTAGTTGATAACCTGCCGGTAAGACAAGTGACCTTCGCTACAGCCCCAACAGTTTCAGCTGGTACCTACAACACCAACACCGGCGTATGGAACGTGGGCAACCTGGTAGCAGGTCAGACTGCCACCTTAACCGTGACAGGTACTATCACCACTGCCGGAACCATTGTGAACACCGCCGTGGTAAGAGGCAACGAAGCTGATCCGCAACCGCAGAACAACACCTCCACTGTCATCACCATTGTTGACAATGGCCCTGCCACAGGTATGCTGGCAGACCTGGAAGTAACCAAGACGGTTGATAAGTCTCGTGCTGTAGTAGGACAGACGTTGGTTTATGTGATTACTGCCCGCAACAACGGCCCAGCCAATGCTACCGGGGTAAATGTAAGAGACATCCTGCCAATCAACCAATTGAATTTGAATGGCCAACCTAATGTGTCAACCGGAAGCT
This region of Rufibacter sp. LB8 genomic DNA includes:
- a CDS encoding gliding motility-associated C-terminal domain-containing protein, with translation MNIGTTLVYADLGTTTGAPVGFPPGVVLGQIRANDAEAQAADAEAERIYSALGALAPTANLTGQQLGRGFGRTPEAVNGTVLTRGVYRFDGDARLSGQLRLDGAGSRDAVFVFQINGDLIIDEGSVISVQNGAQPRNVFFRVTGNIIIGDRGIPGTSSALKGNVFVNNNIALSNGTTHEGRLFSLNGLISLNNNTIFLPLISETDVAITKTVDRPVAAIGDTVTYTITVRNQGPDDATGVRVVETLPSQLAFVDFSPSTIPATFAGNTITFSLGSVPLGQSVVITLRARVLAAGNNIINRVQVTANEPDPDEDDNTAEVPINVPNTVTDLQVVKTVNRTRANVGDALVYTVTVRNNGPNNATGVVVQDVLPSSQVNFTSPATTSTGTYNFNTGIWVVGNLAAGQTATLTITGTITSTGTIVNTAIVRGNESDSQPTNNTSTVVTVVGQNPNNPGPFADLQVTKSVDKTRAAIGQTITYTVEAFNAGPDNATGVVVRDPLPTAFATFGEADESVGVYNATTGVWTIGNLAAGARATLTVTGTITANGIIVNTAVISGNEIDERPENNTATVVTVVTDGGGGNPDPNAATDIQVVKSVDKTRARVGQTLTYTVVVRNNGPNNATGVLVVDVLPTAQLNITTAPAVTNGTYNDITGVWNVGNLAAGASATFTVTGTITATGTIVNTATGRSNEADPQPQNNTSTVITVVEDTQNPGVLADLQVVKTVNRTRANVGDALVYTVTARNNGPANATGVVVVDVLPTGQLTFVGNPTVTAGTYNTGTGRWNIGNLAAGQSVTFTVTGIINATGTIVNTATIGGNEADQQPDNNTSTVITVVGPGTEVPGDLADLQVVKTVDKTRAAIGQTITYKVTARNLGPSTATNVTVRDVLPTALANFGTATTTTGAYDVASGIWTIGSLTAGQSVELTVTGTITGNGTIVNTAVISGDQTDERPENNTSTVITVVTDGGGGDPDPNASTDLQVVKTVDKTRAQVGNQLTYTVTVRNNGPNNATGVLVVDNLPVRQVTFATAPTVSAGTYNTNTGVWNVGNLVAGQTATLTVTGTITTAGTIVNTAVVRGNEADPQPQNNTSTVITIVDNGPATGMLADLEVTKTVDKSRAVVGQTLVYVITARNNGPANATGVNVRDILPINQLNLNGQPNVSTGSYNSATGIWNIGNLAANETAVMTVSGTITATGTIVNTATIGGNEADPRPENNTSTVVTVVGPGTEVPTNLTDLQIVKSVDKARASAGQTLTYTLVARNNGPSAATGVTVTDILPSGQVTFATAPLITGGGTYNAATGIWNIGNLAVGQSVVLRVTGTITATTGTIINTAVIRGAQTDERPENNTSTVITVITPGGEEDPDPITATDLQVVKTVNRTTANVGETLVYTITARNNGPNSATGVLVVDVLPRGQVNFTGAPTLTGGTYNDATGVWSIGNLAVGQSVTMTVTGTITATGTIVNTAVVRGNQADLQPQNNTSTVITVVGAGVGAANLSITKTVNRSEVTLGDQVVFTLSARNAGPATATNVTVQDVLPAGFTFVSASPDGAYANNTWTIGTLAAGQTTELTITAATNRVGTWTNVAVITGSEEDPDDDDNTDEVDVCVRPTAPSTANQAVCRGTNAVFNVTAIAGVTNFEVTGLPTGVTRVQGGGNIITLQVAADATPGTYNLTFVALNSSTNCANSLPSTFTLTISAAPNTPVIQGGPALCAGTVYTYSVANVEAGVTYAWTTTGTGWSIQGPANGTQVQVVAGTTAGGVTVTATRAGACAPVSASTAPVTPGSTPAAPVILDNTGACTGLEFAIQNPVAGVTYTWTAPAGFNFAGGAITATGTSVTLTSGAPNNTGTLRVVATNTGNSCGSAEASIQIDAADADTQISIPNVFTPNGDGKNDAWVIRNLEKYPDNDVFIYNRWGNEVYRARGYGLPGGPLWRADGLEEATYFYVLRVRGCGGEEQTFRGPVQVVR